In one Alnus glutinosa chromosome 12, dhAlnGlut1.1, whole genome shotgun sequence genomic region, the following are encoded:
- the LOC133852271 gene encoding F-box protein At2g27310-like — MATSVALVDSMASLSSDLFYDILRRLDGPTLASAACTCAAFCSISKEEKLWENVCSSMWPSTNREDVKSLISSIGGFRKFYADCFPLIVNKEVTENQWNNCPEYPEEWSEAEYYGDMDDFESISPSDFVSIVDIRYKDKTIYSKVLWGIPNANDIDGWFYNCPFRIDLLTDAARDDENDGGVTLSVSDGLPPVASMERERKDGKLWQELCDGLRLSWIVVNSKIKQAANLASWSPLGGQRHWPTDKDFVLRFGSVLPAKDILPCQVVECILRMKFRVIHTEGDGTQTTLKLTELSMQLEDMEGAHVYGRNSLLILKEALSCHRSKNYSEVLESCHLYSKVQSELKEEKIRNESRLDRLCILSGIAAFLMFWYYML; from the coding sequence ATGGCTACTTCGGTTGCACTAGTTGACAGTATGGCATCATTGAGCAGTGATCTCTTCTATGACATATTAAGGCGTCTAGATGGTCCAACTTTGGCAAGTGCAGCATGTACTTGTGCAGCTTTCTGTTCCATatcaaaagaagagaaattatgGGAAAACGTGTGTTCTTCTATGTGGCCTTCAACCAACAGGGAAGATGTCAAAAGTTTAATATCATCCATCGGTGGATTCAGAAAGTTCTATGCAGATTGTTTTCCCCTTATTGTAAACAAAGAAGTCACTGAGAACCAATGGAACAACTGCCCTGAATACCCCGAAGAATGGAGTGAGGCTGAATACTATGGTGACATGGATGACTTTGAAAGTATTTCACCTTCAGATTTTGTTTCTATCGTGGATATTAGGTATAAAGATAAaacaatatactcaaaagtccTTTGGGGCATTCCAAATGCAAATGACATCGATGGTTGGTTTTACAATTGCCCTTTTCGAATTGATCTTCTAACTGATGCAGCTAGAGATGATGAGAATGATGGTGGGGTTACCCTTTCTGTTTCTGATGGCCTGCCACCGGTTGCATCTAtggaaagagaaaggaaagatgGGAAGCTATGGCAGGAGCTCTGTGATGGACTCCGGCTTAGCTGGATTGTTGTAAACAGTAAAATAAAGCAAGCTGCTAATCTTGCTAGCTGGAGCCCTCTTGGTGGGCAAAGGCATTGGCCGACGGACAAGGATTTTGTGTTACGCTTCGGATCTGTCCTCCCTGCCAAGGACATTCTTCCATGCCAAGTAGTGGAATGCATCCTGCGTATGAAATTCAGAGTGATCCATACTGAAGGAGACGGCACACAGACAACTCTCAAATTAACAGAGTTGAGCATGCAGTTGGAAGACATGGAAGGCGCTCATGTTTACGGAAGAAACAGTTTGCTTATCCTGAAGGAAGCACTGAGCTGCCATAGGAGCAAAAACTACAGTGAAGTTCTCGAGTCTTGTCATTTGTACTCAAAAGTTCAGAGCGAGTTAAAAGAGGAGAAGATAAGAAATGAAAGCAGGCTTGACAGACTTTGTATTCTAAGCGGCATTGCTGCGTTTCTTATGTTCTGGTATTACATGTTATAA